The window GAGCCAGGGCCCTGAATGTGGAAGACCAGCCAGACTCAGGTATATGGAGGGAACATCCTTACTGTCCAGCCTCTCCTGATCTCTGTTGGCACCTTAGCCCAGCCAATCCTGTACCACGTGCACAGGGAACCTGCCTGCCTAGGTTTTTTCCACAGGAAGCTCCCTGGTCCTGGGTGGAGTCTGAGCCCACCAGGCCTTTCACACCCAAGAGCTCAGGGTGAGGCctggggaggaaggcagggacccACCAGCTCACGGTCCCCAACAAGGTGCCACTGAGAAGGCTGGGTAAAGGCTGCGGGGATAGATAGCTCTTGCGGCAGGCCTGGCGACTGATAAGTCCGGGCAGCACCCTAAGAGTTGGCACCCGCCCCTCTGCCCCGCACCCCAGGGCTTTGCTTCGCGCCCTCCGCCCGGACCCTGGCCCTTCTCTTCTTCGTCTGCGTGGAACTCCCTCCAGGGCAGGGCCTGGCACTGTGTAGTGAATGTCGGCCTCGTGGTGGACCCGAAGGAACCCTACAGTCAGCCCCAGAGCCGCGGGAGATCCACGCTGCGGCCGGCTCCGCCCCGCCCAACCCTCACCCTCACGCTCACGCTCACGCTCACGCTCACGCTCACGCTCACAGGCTCCCGGCTCCACATTCCTCGCAGGGCTCCAATCCGGACCCGCCCGCCTTGCCCTTCATCCTCAAAGACTCATTGGTCCCATTCCCCTCGGGCCCCGCCCTTCGCGTGCTTGGGCCATGCCCGTCCGACCGCGCTGCTTCCGCCTTGCAGCaccccctcaaccccttctctcgTAGGCCCTTCTACCCTCCCCGAAGCCGGGCTCCCGGGTTCCGCTTCCACAGGGCCGCCCCCTCTCCTCCGAGATCCAACGCCTCGCCCCTCGGTAAGAGGCCCAGGACTCAGCCCACGGCCCCGCCCCCCACTTGGCTAGTCCGCCCCTGGCGAGACCCCTGCTCTCACCCACCCAGGACTTCTCGCTCCCAGGCCGGGTCCTCTCACCGTCAAGGCCCGCCCCCTGCCAACGGTCCTCACCCATTAGCCGAAGGCCCCGCCCCTCACAGATTGCCGCAGGGCAGGGGCGGAGACAGCCCGGGCCGTCCCAGGCTCCGCCCCCGGAAGCCTCACTTCCGGGCGCGAGCACGCCCCGCCTCGCCCCGGCGGCAGAGAGGAGACTATGGAACGTCAGGTGAGGGCTCGGCCCGCGGTCCCCGTGGTCCCTGCAGCCCGGGCCGGGCCTGACCCTGGTGTGTCCCCTGCGCAGGTGCTGCTGAGCGAGCCCGAGGAGGCGGCGGCTCTGTATCGGGGCCTTAGCCGCCAGCCCGCGCTGAGCGCCGCCTGCCTGGGCCCGGAGGTCACCACGCAGTACGGCGGCCAATACCGGACGGTGCACACTGGTGTGTGTGCGAAGGGGAACTGGCTGGCGACGGGGTCGCGCACTGGGGTGGGAAGGAAGGGGGTGTGGAGGGCTCGCTGCTTGACAGTGCGTAAGGGTATATAGGGAGCCGGCCTGGACTTGGAGGTTACACTCCCACAGGTCCCTGCACACAGGTGTGTGGAGGGGGGGAGGGGGCGTGCGGGGCGTTATCGAATGGCGGCCATGAGTGCACGAGATGACGGCGTAGGGGTAGAAGTCAAACCTGGGCTCAGGGCGTGGACCTTGTAGGGCTCTCCACCAACACGCCATCCCATACACATGCCAGGCTGCCCTCAAGATTCCAGGGTGGATGCTGGGGTTACTAGGGGGTTCTCTCAAAGAGGCTGTCAGCTCAGGCTCTGGAGGCCTGGACTAGGGTTGTGGCCAAGTGTTGTCCAGCCTGCAGCCAGGGTGTCAGTGTCTGGAGACAGATTGAGAGATTGGGGAAGATAGATCTAGGCCTTCCTGGGtcaggtggggctgggggcagtAGCCAGGAGTAGCCAAGACAAGGTGAGCAGTCTCATGCCTCCCCTCACAGAGTGGACCCAGAGGGACCTGGAACGCATGGAGAACATTCGATTCTGCCGCCAATACCTGGTGTTCCATGACGGGGACTCAGTGGTGTTTGCAGGACCTGCAGGCAACAGTGTGGAGACCCGGGGGGAGTAAGTTTGAGGGAGGAAGCTTGTGGGCAAGGCCACAGCCGTCCGCAATGCAAGCCTTTTATGAATGCTCACCATGTGCCTAGAAGGGAGGCCAGCAGCCAGGTTCTTGCCCCCTTGGGAGCTCATTCAGTTTCTGGTGACATGGCCTGATAAGCACTGGAAGCTTGCTCCAAACTCAGCCTGGACTAGAGCCCATGGTGGCCTGGGGAGTTGCAGAGAGTAGAGTCTCTGCCTCAGGGAGGAAAGGCAAGGTGGGGCTAGAGGTGCTCCAGAAGCTGGTGTGGGGCCAGAGCCTCAAGAATCTCTCCTAAGAGGTGTGCCCAGTAGGGAGCAGGAAGGGGTTATTGCAAGATAATCCTGACCTGTGCTACCCCATGTCCACAGACTGCTGAGCAGAGAGTCTCCTTCAGGCACCATGAAAGCTGTGCTGCGCAAGGCTGGAGGCACGGGCCCTGGGGAAGAGAAGCAGTTCCTGGAGGTGAGTCTGCATGGGACCAGGTAGTGGGTGACAAGAGAGAGGCTCTGCCCCACAGATAAGGCTCTGTTAGCGGGCAAACAGCCTAATGCCCAGATGTCCTCAGGTCTGGGAGAAGAACCGGAAGCTCAAGAGCTTCAACCTGTCAGCGCTGGAGAAACATGGGCCTGTTTATGAGGATGGTGAGGCATCTGGCTGGTGAGCAGGCAGGGTGGACAGGAGGGGTAGCCGTAGCCCTGGGCCCCCCCTGATTGGCCCTCCCTGCACCCAGACTGCTTTGGCTGCCTGTCCTGGTCGCACTCGGAGACACACTTGTTGTATGTGGCAGAGAAGAAGCGCCCCAAGGCCGAGTCCTTCTTTCAGACCAAAGCCTTGGACGTCAGTGCCAGCGATGATGAGATAGCCAGGCTGAAGAAGCCAGACCAAGCCATCAAGGTGCTCGTGGTCAATCCACGAAGGCCCGGCAGGGCAGCCCTGGGGCTCAGTGTGCTCCCTTCCCATACTGTGCCTGTCAGACCTGGGGAGGCACTAGCTTTTAGGAAGCAGAGCAGGTCCTATAGACAGGCTGGGCATTGAGTATCTTGTGTTCTCAGGGGGATCAGTTTGTGTTTTATGAAGACTGGGGAGAAAACATGGTTTCCAAAAGCATCCCTGTGCTCTGCGTGCTGGATGTCGAGAGTGGCAACATCTCTGTGCTTGAGGGGGTCCCTGAGAATGTGTCCCCTGGACAGGTCAGCAGCAACAGCCTGTGTCCCCCCTGGAGTCTGGGACCCTTCTTGAGCTACCACCCCTTGCTCACTCCTGCCCTTTGATCCTGTTTACAGGCATTTTGGGCCCCTGGAGATGCTGGTGTGGTGTTTGTGGGCTGGTGGCATGAGCCCTTCCGGTTGGGCATCCGCTTTTGCACCAATCGCAGGTGAGGGAGTGGGGCAAGGCAAGGGGCCTTGCAGCCCAGCTGGCCTTGAGACTGAGTGTCTGTCTCGTGGTTCCAGGTCAGCCCTGTATTATGTGGACCTCATCGGGGGGAAGTGTGGTAAGTGGCTGATGCCCACCTGTGCTTTGCTGACACATGTTGGCCCTGCCAGCCTGCGTGATGCTCATGTTTCCATCTGGCCCAGAGCTCCTCTCGGATGACTCCCTGGCTGTCTCTTCTCCCCGGCTGAGCCCAGACCAATGTCGCATTGTCTACCTGCAGTACCCATCTCTGATCCCCCATCACCAATGCAGCCAGCTGTGCCTGGTGAGCTGGAGGTGGCAGGGATGGGAGGGTGGTCAGCAAGAAGATGGGATGGTGGATGAGAGCTGAAGGGCCAGTATCATCTCCCCATAGGCCCTCAGTAGGTGCCCTTCTGTCCTCAATGCAGCAGCGGTGTGAGTTCTGCCTGTCCTCTCAAGGAGGGCCTAGAGGTTGAGAGTGCTGCCATGGAGAGCTTTGCACTGTTGGGGCATTCCACCTTGAGAGAATGCTCGTCTGCAAGAATGCTCCTCCCCTTGGCTCTCAACTGCATGTAGCCAGGCTCTGCAAGGGGCTGGGATATAGTGGGGAGTTACACAATCCCAGACCCTCCCCAGGAAGAGCTCTGGGCCCCTGGTAAAAGTCAGAGGGACATGCCTATCTGAGGCCCCTTGGGCATCTGGTCCAGGTCACCAGAAAAGAGATACATCAGGCTTATTCCAGTTCCCCCATCTCCTGGGGCTACCTGAGGCAAAAGGGGATAGGCACAGGGCACTGTGCCCTAAGGGAACTGCCTGTCCCCTACTGGACCTGACCATTGTGTTCTCTTGCAGTATGACTGGTATACCAAGGTTACCTCAGTGGTGGTAGATGTTGTGCCTCGGCAGCTGGGAGGTAAGGCATACCTGGCTGGGTGGGTGCAGTGGGGCCTGTAGCTCTGCTTTCCTGCCGTCTGTTGCATCCCTGCCCCGTTCTTCTTTCCTAGGTTCCTTCTGAGGGCCCTACCTCCCTGCTGGGCCAGCCTTATGCCCAGCATCCTCAGGGAGCGGGGCTGTCACCATAGGGAGCGGGGCTGTCACCGTAGGGAACAGTTCAATAGCAAGGAGTGGTAGGACCAAGCTGAGATCAGAGTGGCCCAAGTTGATGATGTATTATTTCCTGTGCTGCAGGTCATAATtagagttttcttatttttccaatgGCTGGTTCAAACCAAAACCATGACTCCTTCAAGTGGGTCTCAGGAAGTGCACTAGGTTGGAATGTCACACTCGAGAGGCTCTGGACCCGAGGGCATGATATTATCCCATCCACCATCCTAACCCCAGCAACCTTTGTCCAGTCTAAGCCCTGAAGTCAGCTGGGTCTTCAGGAGGGTGGCTCTTGGCTGAGAGGCTCCCGTCTCGAGTGTTGATAGCTCTGCTTGGATCCTCCTGGACCATCTCAAGGATGAGTCTCTTGTTTTCTCAGGCCACCCGGTCAGTTCCAGGAGTTCAGTGGACAAGGGATAGCCTCTTTGTCTTCTCTTTGGGTTGCAGGGATGCAGTGGTGGGAACCTAGtatgaatcccagctctgccctaaATTAGCTGTGTCCTCAGACAGGGTCCTGGCCTCCCTGAGCTCCCATTTCTTCATGGAGGGGTGATTGTGTCTGCCTGCCTCATAGGATCATAGTGAGTGTTAAGTGAGTGATGATATTAAAGGGTAGGATTTACTGAGCCCCCTGTGCCAAGCGCTGTGCTAAGCACCACAGTGGAGATAAGACGGACAGATGATATCTTGGTTAAAGCACCTGGTACCTACCTGGGTTCAACTGGAATTACTCAGGAGAGCAAGTGCTTTTCCTCTGAGCACCCATGGTTTCTCTCTGGAGCTCTTGAGCTCTGCCTCTCTGGGTCCTCTCTGGGTCCCAAGAGGCCTCTGCCCCTCAGCCACCTACTCAGGCAGCTCCTCATCGCGTAGCGTGCCCCCATGTGTGCTACAAGCTGCAGGGGCCTGACTGGTGCCTGAGTAGGGCCCTGGGTGAATTCCCCAGTACCCTAGCCTTCCTTGTAGACTACCCTCCCTACCTCCACTCCTGGATGCAGCCTCAGCCCTCCTATCTTTACAGAGAACTTCTCTGGGATCTACTGCAGCCTTCTGCCTTTGGGATGCTGGTCAGCTGACAGCCAGAGAGTGGTCTTTGACTCGGCTCAGCGCAGCCGGCAGGTGAGGGACGCTGATTGTGTTGAGGGGCAGCCCCTGTGGTCAACCCCCAGGAGCCCTGGGGGTTGCATGTGCATGCCCCTGGGTGGAATGCCCAGCCACAAAGTCTCATCAGCCCCTTAAAACCCTGCCTGCCCATCCTGGACTCATTTCTCCTGGAGGGGACTGGCTGCCCTGGTGCACCACAGCAGAACTCAGGCCTTTTCGTCTGAGGCAGAGATGCAACCCCTCCCAGGCATTTCTAGCTGGGGGTCAAGGGGACTGCCACTCGGGTGGGTCCCTGAACACTCTGTAATGGCAGCTGATGGGGACAGGACTGAGGCCTTCCCCCAGGGATGGAGTAAAGCCACTCACAGTGTGCCAGGCTCCTTTTGGGTGTGATATTTGGTCCTTGTGCCAACTCAAAGGGGCTCAAAGCCATTCCTTaccttgcccagggtcacccagcaAGTTGTGATggtgctgggatttgaacccaggccctCACACTACTCCCTACTGCACTGAGTAACCATCACCATAGCTGTCCACAGCCTTGGTCTGGCCAGGGCTCTCCAAGAGGGTAGAGAGGAGGTAGGGGAGGGACCCATAGGTAGAGGGAGTACTCTTGGATGTGGTCGCACCTGTGGCCTTGCCTCTGCTTCAGGACCTGTTTGCTGTGGACACCCAAGTGGGCACTGTGACCTCCCTCACAGCTGGTGAGCAAGGCTTTGGGGATGGGGGTAAGGGCAGGGCTGGTGAGCAAGCCAACCAGGCAGCGGGGGACTGGAGCTCCAACATGTGGGGCAGTGATGGCATTCTCAGCCACTCAGCACCACTGACTGTTCCACAGCCTTTACTAACAGGTCCCCAAGGCCCCTGTCTGTGCAGACCCTTACCCAACCAACAGACTAGCTTCCCTGCTCTACTGCCCTTTAGCACTCAACTCTGTTCCATGTGTCCTGGCCCAGCCTCAGCACGGCCCCCACCTCTGCTCCTAAAACCCACAAAACTCTCTCTTATCAAGATCTGCCAGACTCATCCTTCTCGCTCTGCAAACCTTGGGTGCCTGTCTCAGGCAGAGGCAGCTCTGCCACCTGAGGGCCCAGGAAAAGCCCAGTGTTGACTCCCCCGTCTTCCCCATACTTAGGCCTGGTGATTCTGCCTTTGAAATGTGTTTTGAGTCCTCCACCTGACCTGACTGTATCCGCTCCTCCACAAAGCTACCAAAGTATCATTCCAAAGCTACATCTCATTGTACAACTGCTTGGACACCACTGCCCCAAATCAGCACGCTCCCCGACCCCCAACTTCCCGGTCCCAGCTGCCACCCTGCACACAGCAGCCATCGAGGGACAGGCAGATGTGCCTGCATGGTCTGATGTGTCTTAAGGTTTGGCAGTTCCCAGCCCAGCCAGTGTCTGTCAGATGAACAACAGACTGAGAGCAGGAGGCTCACCCGGGGCCATGTGCAGTTGGGTGTTTGTGAAAGGCACTTCTCGGGGAGAAAAGGGCACCTTTCCATAGAGTCTCCAGCCTGGGACTCTGTTACAGAGAAGCAGGTAAGAAAGGTGATGGCTCCTGCTAAGCACTTAATGGCATCTGCCTTTTCCAGGAGGGTCAGGTGGGAGCTGGAAGTTGCTCACAATTGACCAGGACCTCATGGTGGCACAGTTTTCCACACCCAGCCTACCTCCAACCCTGGTGAGTGTCGGTGGGTCCCAGGCTGTGGAGGCAGGGGTTCTGGGCAGGCAGAGCTCACCAGGTCAGGGAATTGGCCCCAGAGTCTGACCTGGCTGGTCAGCATACAGACGGGCCAAGACACAGGCCCAGCTTGGCATGGTCCATGAGGGTTTGGCACTCACAGGGACGAACTACTAGGCTAGAATCTGCTCCGTACAAAACAAGGTGCCTGGGGAAGTGCTCTGTCTTGGTATTACAGAGCAAAGGAGACAGCAGAGCCtagaagctgaggagggaggggtgtgcctgtgtgtgatTGTATGAGTATGAATACCTTGGTATATACCATCCCACAACAGGAAGCCATGCTGTACCTTCTGGAGGTGGGTAGAGGGCCCAGCATAGTGAGAGCTGCCTATTTCCCACTGTGGGCAgaagggaagggcagggaggCAGCCAGGCCACCTATGACACATTCTTTCCCCTTGGCAGAAAGTTGGGTTCCTGCCTTCTGCAGGGAAGGAGCAGTCAGTGTTGTGGGTGTCCCTGGAGGAGGCCGAGCCCATTCCCGACATCCACTGGGGCATCCGGGTGCTACAGCCACCCCCAGAGCAAGAGAATGTGCAGTATGGTGAGCTGGGCCAGGGGCAGAGGGATGCCTTCTCCAGGTTCCCCAGCACAAAGCCTCTGCGGTGACCTTTGCTACCTCCTCTCTCACATTGTGGGGTTTCTGGTGATGACCTCTAagaggttttctgttcctcttgtGGATGGGCATGGGAAGTAGCATCTAGACATCTGAGCGCCTGCTCTGGATATCACCTGGGCTTCACCAGGCCAAATCATCTGTGGTTGGAAGACCCAGGTCCAAAGAAAATAGGCCTCATACAAGCCTCAGTGACCACACCTCATCCCGAATGCTGTTGCTGCAGGATGGGGTTCCCTGACGAGGGCAGAAGAAGTATGAGCCTTCTGGGGTCCATGTGTCATGGTGTGGACTACCTTGGCCAGGTCTCTGACCCAGAGGTCAGCCCCACACCTGCAGCTAGAGATGGGGCCTTAGTTGGGGAAGCCCCTAGGCTCACCCTGCTGACTGCTGCCCTCTCCCTGCAGCTGGCCTTGACTTTGAAGCAATCCTGCTGCAGCCTGGCAGCCCTCCAGATAAGACCCAAGTGCCCATGGTGGTCATGCCCCACGGTAGGCATCTGGCGTTAAGAGCCCTTGCCCTCCCAGCCCTCTTCCTAGCTGGCCCTTTCACCCTCCGCTCCCTGTCTGCAGGGGGGCCCCATTCATCCTTTGTCACTGCCTGGATGCTGTTCCCAGCCATGCTTTGCAAGATGGGCTTTGCGGTACTACTAGGTGAGTGAGCAGGGACCCACAGTTCTGTTAGGACTACAGTGGAGTGACGGGGGTGGACCTGGTTTGTATAAGTACCATGGGTGCCACTCTAGTCTCCAGGACTTTCTCTAGCCTAGACCTAGTAACCACTACCAGGAACTGCTGGGGCCCAGCCTCTGGTTCTGTGGCATAGTGATAACAAGGACTAACTCGGGACTTCCAAGGAAAGGGCGCTGTGGTCACTGGGTGGCAGCCTCAAATCTCTGAGTCCCTTCCCCTTGACCCCTTGACAGTCTGTGGTATAGCTGGCCCCAGGGCCTACTTCACAGATGTGTGAAAAGAGCGTCGAGGGGGCTGGGAATGTTGCCTGACTACACTGTCTGGTCCCTCCCTGCCCTCAGTGAACTATCGTGGCTCCACGGGCTTTGGCCAGGACAgcatcctctccctcccaggcaATGTGGGCCACCAGGATGTGAAGGATGTCCAGGTAGCAGGGGCTGGGGCTTCTGGACAGGCTGAAACATGGGCTGCCAGGGGGATGCCTCCATTCAGCTGAGCGGGCAGCTGGCTGCAGCATGCTTTGTCCCACCCTGCAGTTTGCAGTGGAACAGGTGCTCCAGGAGGAACACTTTGATGCAAGCCATGTGGCCCTTATGGGTGGTTCCCATGGTGGCTTCATTTCCTGCCACTTGATTGGTCAGTACCCAGAGACCTACAGGGCCTGCGTGGCCCGGAACCCCGTGATCAACATC is drawn from Homo sapiens chromosome 3, GRCh38.p14 Primary Assembly and contains these coding sequences:
- the APEH gene encoding acylamino-acid-releasing enzyme isoform X4, with amino-acid sequence MERQVLLSEPEEAAALYRGLSRQPALSAACLGPEVTTQYGGQYRTVHTEWTQRDLERMENIRFCRQYLVFHDGDSVVFAGPAGNSVETRGELLSRESPSGTMKAVLRKAGGTGPGEEKQFLEVWEKNRKLKSFNLSALEKHGPVYEDDCFGCLSWSHSETHLLYVAEKKRPKAESFFQTKALDVSASDDEIARLKKPDQAIKAFWAPGDAGVVFVGWWHEPFRLGIRFCTNRRSALYYVDLIGGKCELLSDDSLAVSSPRLSPDQCRIVYLQYPSLIPHHQCSQLCLYDWYTKVTSVVVDVVPRQLGENFSGIYCSLLPLGCWSADSQRVVFDSAQRSRQDLFAVDTQVGTVTSLTAGGSGGSWKLLTIDQDLMVAQFSTPSLPPTLKVGFLPSAGKEQSVLWVSLEEAEPIPDIHWGIRVLQPPPEQENVQYAGLDFEAILLQPGSPPDKTQVPMVVMPHGGPHSSFVTAWMLFPAMLCKMGFAVLLVNYRGSTGFGQDSILSLPGNVGHQDVKDVQFAVEQVLQEEHFDASHVALMGGSHGGFISCHLIGQYPETYRACVARNPVINIASMLGSTDIPDWCVVEAGFPFSSDCLPDLSVWAEMLDKSPIRYIPQVKTPLLLMLGQEDRRVPFKQGMEYYRALKTRNVPVRLLLYPKSTHALSEVEVESDSFMNAVLWLRTHLGS
- the APEH gene encoding acylamino-acid-releasing enzyme, which translates into the protein MERQVLLSEPEEAAALYRGLSRQPALSAACLGPEVTTQYGGQYRTVHTEWTQRDLERMENIRFCRQYLVFHDGDSVVFAGPAGNSVETRGELLSRESPSGTMKAVLRKAGGTGPGEEKQFLEVWEKNRKLKSFNLSALEKHGPVYEDDCFGCLSWSHSETHLLYVAEKKRPKAESFFQTKALDVSASDDEIARLKKPDQAIKGDQFVFYEDWGENMVSKSIPVLCVLDVESGNISVLEGVPENVSPGQAFWAPGDAGVVFVGWWHEPFRLGIRFCTNRRSALYYVDLIGGKCELLSDDSLAVSSPRLSPDQCRIVYLQYPSLIPHHQCSQLCLYDWYTKVTSVVVDVVPRQLGENFSGIYCSLLPLGCWSADSQRVVFDSAQRSRQDLFAVDTQVGTVTSLTAGGSGGSWKLLTIDQDLMVAQFSTPSLPPTLKVGFLPSAGKEQSVLWVSLEEAEPIPDIHWGIRVLQPPPEQENVQYAGLDFEAILLQPGSPPDKTQVPMVVMPHGGPHSSFVTAWMLFPAMLCKMGFAVLLVNYRGSTGFGQDSILSLPGNVGHQDVKDVQFAVEQVLQEEHFDASHVALMGGSHGGFISCHLIGQYPETYRACVARNPVINIASMLGSTDIPDWCVVEAGFPFSSDCLPDLSVWAEMLDKSPIRYIPQVKTPLLLMLGQEDRRVPFKQGMEYYRALKTRNVPVRLLLYPKSTHALSEVEVESDSFMNAVLWLRTHLGS
- the APEH gene encoding acylamino-acid-releasing enzyme isoform X3, with product MMRLMGKGKLQARQVDSQSQARHGAGSQGPECGRPARLRPFYPPRSRAPGFRFHRAAPSPPRSNASPLGRVLSPSRPAPCQRSSPISRRPRPSQIAAGQGRRQPGPSQAPPPEASLPGASTPRLAPAAERRLWNVRLLSRESPSGTMKAVLRKAGGTGPGEEKQFLEVWEKNRKLKSFNLSALEKHGPVYEDDCFGCLSWSHSETHLLYVAEKKRPKAESFFQTKALDVSASDDEIARLKKPDQAIKAFWAPGDAGVVFVGWWHEPFRLGIRFCTNRRSALYYVDLIGGKCELLSDDSLAVSSPRLSPDQCRIVYLQYPSLIPHHQCSQLCLYDWYTKVTSVVVDVVPRQLGENFSGIYCSLLPLGCWSADSQRVVFDSAQRSRQDLFAVDTQVGTVTSLTAGGSGGSWKLLTIDQDLMVAQFSTPSLPPTLKVGFLPSAGKEQSVLWVSLEEAEPIPDIHWGIRVLQPPPEQENVQYAGLDFEAILLQPGSPPDKTQVPMVVMPHGGPHSSFVTAWMLFPAMLCKMGFAVLLVNYRGSTGFGQDSILSLPGNVGHQDVKDVQFAVEQVLQEEHFDASHVALMGGSHGGFISCHLIGQYPETYRACVARNPVINIASMLGSTDIPDWCVVEAGFPFSSDCLPDLSVWAEMLDKSPIRYIPQVKTPLLLMLGQEDRRVPFKQGMEYYRALKTRNVPVRLLLYPKSTHALSEVEVESDSFMNAVLWLRTHLGS
- the APEH gene encoding acylamino-acid-releasing enzyme isoform X2, which produces MEQGARALNVEDQPDSGPSTLPEAGLPGSASTGPPPLLRDPTPRPSDFSLPGRVLSPSRPAPCQRSSPISRRPRPSQIAAGQGRRQPGPSQAPPPEASLPGASTPRLAPAAERRLWNVRLLSRESPSGTMKAVLRKAGGTGPGEEKQFLEVWEKNRKLKSFNLSALEKHGPVYEDDCFGCLSWSHSETHLLYVAEKKRPKAESFFQTKALDVSASDDEIARLKKPDQAIKGDQFVFYEDWGENMVSKSIPVLCVLDVESGNISVLEGVPENVSPGQAFWAPGDAGVVFVGWWHEPFRLGIRFCTNRRSALYYVDLIGGKCELLSDDSLAVSSPRLSPDQCRIVYLQYPSLIPHHQCSQLCLYDWYTKVTSVVVDVVPRQLGENFSGIYCSLLPLGCWSADSQRVVFDSAQRSRQDLFAVDTQVGTVTSLTAGGSGGSWKLLTIDQDLMVAQFSTPSLPPTLKVGFLPSAGKEQSVLWVSLEEAEPIPDIHWGIRVLQPPPEQENVQYAGLDFEAILLQPGSPPDKTQVPMVVMPHGGPHSSFVTAWMLFPAMLCKMGFAVLLVNYRGSTGFGQDSILSLPGNVGHQDVKDVQFAVEQVLQEEHFDASHVALMGGSHGGFISCHLIGQYPETYRACVARNPVINIASMLGSTDIPDWCVVEAGFPFSSDCLPDLSVWAEMLDKSPIRYIPQVKTPLLLMLGQEDRRVPFKQGMEYYRALKTRNVPVRLLLYPKSTHALSEVEVESDSFMNAVLWLRTHLGS
- the APEH gene encoding acylamino-acid-releasing enzyme isoform X5, with translation MGLFMRMGDQFVFYEDWGENMVSKSIPVLCVLDVESGNISVLEGVPENVSPGQAFWAPGDAGVVFVGWWHEPFRLGIRFCTNRRSALYYVDLIGGKCELLSDDSLAVSSPRLSPDQCRIVYLQYPSLIPHHQCSQLCLYDWYTKVTSVVVDVVPRQLGENFSGIYCSLLPLGCWSADSQRVVFDSAQRSRQDLFAVDTQVGTVTSLTAGGSGGSWKLLTIDQDLMVAQFSTPSLPPTLKVGFLPSAGKEQSVLWVSLEEAEPIPDIHWGIRVLQPPPEQENVQYAGLDFEAILLQPGSPPDKTQVPMVVMPHGGPHSSFVTAWMLFPAMLCKMGFAVLLVNYRGSTGFGQDSILSLPGNVGHQDVKDVQFAVEQVLQEEHFDASHVALMGGSHGGFISCHLIGQYPETYRACVARNPVINIASMLGSTDIPDWCVVEAGFPFSSDCLPDLSVWAEMLDKSPIRYIPQVKTPLLLMLGQEDRRVPFKQGMEYYRALKTRNVPVRLLLYPKSTHALSEVEVESDSFMNAVLWLRTHLGS
- the APEH gene encoding acylamino-acid-releasing enzyme isoform X1 codes for the protein MMRLMGKGKLQARQVDSQSQARHGAGSQGPECGRPARLRPFYPPRSRAPGFRFHRAAPSPPRSNASPLGRVLSPSRPAPCQRSSPISRRPRPSQIAAGQGRRQPGPSQAPPPEASLPGASTPRLAPAAERRLWNVRLLSRESPSGTMKAVLRKAGGTGPGEEKQFLEVWEKNRKLKSFNLSALEKHGPVYEDDCFGCLSWSHSETHLLYVAEKKRPKAESFFQTKALDVSASDDEIARLKKPDQAIKGDQFVFYEDWGENMVSKSIPVLCVLDVESGNISVLEGVPENVSPGQAFWAPGDAGVVFVGWWHEPFRLGIRFCTNRRSALYYVDLIGGKCELLSDDSLAVSSPRLSPDQCRIVYLQYPSLIPHHQCSQLCLYDWYTKVTSVVVDVVPRQLGENFSGIYCSLLPLGCWSADSQRVVFDSAQRSRQDLFAVDTQVGTVTSLTAGGSGGSWKLLTIDQDLMVAQFSTPSLPPTLKVGFLPSAGKEQSVLWVSLEEAEPIPDIHWGIRVLQPPPEQENVQYAGLDFEAILLQPGSPPDKTQVPMVVMPHGGPHSSFVTAWMLFPAMLCKMGFAVLLVNYRGSTGFGQDSILSLPGNVGHQDVKDVQFAVEQVLQEEHFDASHVALMGGSHGGFISCHLIGQYPETYRACVARNPVINIASMLGSTDIPDWCVVEAGFPFSSDCLPDLSVWAEMLDKSPIRYIPQVKTPLLLMLGQEDRRVPFKQGMEYYRALKTRNVPVRLLLYPKSTHALSEVEVESDSFMNAVLWLRTHLGS